The genomic DNA CACGCTCTTCACTTCTCTCACTATCTGTGCCATCCTAGCTGGTGTTGAAACGCCAACGGTATCTGGTATATCCACTCTATCTGCACCAGCCTTAACAACCTCTTTATAGAACTCCTTCAGAGCCTGCAGGTCTGTTCTGGTTGCGTCTTCAGCCGAAAACTCTACAATAACTCCGTGCTTCTTAGCGTATTCCACACCCCAGATCGCCTTCTCCAGCGCTTGCTGCCTGCTCATCTTCAGCTTATATGTGAGGTGTATGTCTGAGGTCGCTATGAATAGGTGTATGCAGGAGACGCCAGCATCCAATGCGGCATCTATATCCGCCTTCTCCATACGGGCGAGTCCACAGACTTCAGCGTTCAATCCAGCTTTAGCAATAAGCTTCACAGCCTCAGCCTCACCTTTAGATGCGATGGGAAAACCTGCTTCGATGGTGTCCACACAGAGCTTATCTAACTGCTTCGCTATCTCCAGCTTCTCTTCAGGTGTTAACGTTACTCCAGGTGTCTGCTCACCATCGCGAAGTGTTGTGTCAAAGATTCTTATGCACCTATCTGCCAACCTAGAACCCTCCTTCTTAGCCTCTAGGGATCGCTGTCACACCTGTACGGGAGATATCGCGTATCCCGAAGGATGTGACGATCTTTATGAAAGCATCTATCTTATCTGAGTCACCTGTGACCTCAATAGTTAAGGTACCATCCCCCACATCAACCACCTTCCCTCTAAAGATCTGCACATAGTTCATCAGATCAGCCCTAGCCCTCTGATCCGGAGCGTTAACCTTGATTAAAGCCAGCTCACGCACAACAGAACTCTTAGGCTCAAGTCTGACTATCTTTATCACATCAATAAGCTTAGCCAGCTGCTTAACGAGCTGCTCAACCGTATCTTCGTTACCATTCACCACTATAGTCATCTTAGATAACCCAGGCTGCTCTATCGGACCAACAGTTATGCTCTCAATATTAAAACCTCGGCGCCTAAACATATTCGAAGCCCTGAAGAGTACCCCAGGCTTGTTTTCAACGATCGTTGAAATAATGTAGCTTTCACTCATTCTACAACTCCTCCGGACCGTACAGTATATCCTTCAACCCAGAGCCGGGGGGTACGAAGGGGTAGACATCTTCCTCAGGGTTTACTGGGACATCGATAACGGTTACAACTTCGCTTAGTAGAGCGTGGTTAAACGCCTTCTCGAAATCTTCGATGGTAGTCGCCCTTATACCAACCGCACCATACGCTTCGGCAAGCCTTACGAAGTCTGGTGTGCTACCGAATCTTACTGAAGAGTATCTTCGATTGTAGAAGATCCTCTGCCACTGCTCAACCATGCCAAGAGACCTATTATCTAAAATCACAACTACAACTGGTATCCCCTCCTCAACACAGACGGCAAGCGAGTTCTCAGTCATACAGAAGCTACCATCCCCCGCGAGATCCACAACAGGCACACTGGGCTTTGCAACCTTAGCGCCTATCGAGGCTGGGAAGCCGAAGCCCATTGTGCCCAATCCGGTTGACGTTATCCAAGTCCTCGGTTTTATGACCTTATAGTGTATTTCTGCAAACATCTGATGCTTCCCAACTTCTGTAGTAAGTATACCTTCAGGTGGCAGCAGTTCTCTGATCTTCTTTATGACCTGCACGCTCAAGAGGTTGTTTGAGCTGTCTAGCTTAGCGTTTCTTCTGACCTCCTCCCTTACCTCTTGAATGCGTTTCATCCAAGGAGAGTCTTCCCTCTGCTGCGCTATCCTAGCCCTGAGCCTCTCGTAAATCTGCTCTAATGTAACCTTTGCGTCGCCAACAATAGGTAGATGAACCTTCTTGTTCTTGCCAATTTCAGAGGGATCGATATCTACATGTATGATCTTTGCGTCTGGGCAGAATTCGTCGAATCTACCTGTAGATCTATCTGAGAAGCGCACCCCCACAGCCAGCAGACAATCAGCCTCAAGTACAATCCTGTTCGCTTCGGCAGTACCATGCATGCCTATTGGACCGAGCGAAAGAGGATGGTTCTCAGGGAAAGCACCCTTACCTATTAACGTAGTGACAACAGGCGCCATCAGCAGCTCAGCGATCTTCCTAAACGGCTCGTGAGCGTTTGAAAGGTTCACCCCACCCCCTCCCCAGAGTACTGGTCTCTCAGCGGATAGGAGAAGGTCCACTGCCTTCTCTACTTGAAGAGGGTGAGGGGTTACCACGGGCTTATACCCTCTTATAGTAACCCTCTCCGGGAATTCCATCTCCGCCTTCTCCTGCTGAACATCCTTCGGAATATCCACGAGCACTGGTCCTGGTCTGCCAGTTGAGGCTATGTAGAATGCTTTCTTGATATCCGATGGTATATCCTCAGCCTTCATCGGCTGAAAGGTATATTTTGTGATGGCTGTCGTTATACCTATTATATCAACCTCTTGAAAAGCGTCTCTTCCTATCATGGCTCTAGGGACTTGACCTGTTATGGCGACTATCGGCGAGGAATCCATATATGCTGTTGCGATGCCTGTAACTAAGTTAGTCGCACCAGGACCAGACGTCGCCATACATACACCAACCCTACCGCTCGCCCTGGCATAACCATCTGCCATATGGGCTGCCGACTGCTCATGCCTACAGAGGATTGATCTTATGCCGCTATCATACAGTTCATCGTAGATAGGTAGGTTCGCACCACCGGGTATGCCGAAGATGACCGAAACGTCCTCACGTTTAAGAGCCTCTACAACCGCTTCCGCCCCAGTCATTTCAACCATAATTCACACACTCCACCTGCATACCGAACCCACACCTCGAGGATAGAGATGCGGGCTTTAAGATACGAGCAACAACACGAGCTGCACCGCTACCAAACCACTCAATACAATTGGTTTCGGTGTCGGCAGCTCGCTCATCAAGCCCAGCACATATGCTTTAGAAGCATCGGTTAATAAACCTTCTCAAATGTTAATCTACTATAGCTTACAGCGCAAGTATCGCTTCAGACTCTCTTAGGACTCTACTTACAGGGTCTATCTCAAGACCTAAGCCCTCTAAGGCGTGTAGACCTAAAACTTCGCTATCTTTTTCTTCGGCAAAAACGACGATGGTTGTCGCTCTTCTACCTAAGCACTCAACAACCGCCTCACCGATCTCACGCTCAAGAATACGGTTGTCTACGCTTCTAAACCCTCTTCTGCCCATACTCTTTACTCCTATCTTTGCAAGCCTTTCACGCTTTATCCAACTATAGGTTGAAC from Nitrososphaerota archaeon includes the following:
- the ilvB gene encoding biosynthetic-type acetolactate synthase large subunit, yielding MVEMTGAEAVVEALKREDVSVIFGIPGGANLPIYDELYDSGIRSILCRHEQSAAHMADGYARASGRVGVCMATSGPGATNLVTGIATAYMDSSPIVAITGQVPRAMIGRDAFQEVDIIGITTAITKYTFQPMKAEDIPSDIKKAFYIASTGRPGPVLVDIPKDVQQEKAEMEFPERVTIRGYKPVVTPHPLQVEKAVDLLLSAERPVLWGGGGVNLSNAHEPFRKIAELLMAPVVTTLIGKGAFPENHPLSLGPIGMHGTAEANRIVLEADCLLAVGVRFSDRSTGRFDEFCPDAKIIHVDIDPSEIGKNKKVHLPIVGDAKVTLEQIYERLRARIAQQREDSPWMKRIQEVREEVRRNAKLDSSNNLLSVQVIKKIRELLPPEGILTTEVGKHQMFAEIHYKVIKPRTWITSTGLGTMGFGFPASIGAKVAKPSVPVVDLAGDGSFCMTENSLAVCVEEGIPVVVVILDNRSLGMVEQWQRIFYNRRYSSVRFGSTPDFVRLAEAYGAVGIRATTIEDFEKAFNHALLSEVVTVIDVPVNPEEDVYPFVPPGSGLKDILYGPEEL
- the ilvN gene encoding acetolactate synthase small subunit; translated protein: MSESYIISTIVENKPGVLFRASNMFRRRGFNIESITVGPIEQPGLSKMTIVVNGNEDTVEQLVKQLAKLIDVIKIVRLEPKSSVVRELALIKVNAPDQRARADLMNYVQIFRGKVVDVGDGTLTIEVTGDSDKIDAFIKIVTSFGIRDISRTGVTAIPRG